From one Catellatospora sp. IY07-71 genomic stretch:
- a CDS encoding HdeD family acid-resistance protein, whose translation MSSVSGNGRSGPRLPSPVADLAGNPLAPRGKVAGLTWVPWWVFLITGVFWLVVAWVVLAFNTSSLKTVAVLAGIVILVAAVAELFDMFFAPGWRWLHGILGIVFLLTGFFAFINPGKTVFWLAAILGWYLLFKGAADIVLAFLSKREHDLWWVGLLVGMLELLLGLWAAGRFFRSVTLLVVVIGVIALMRAITDFVMAFRVRDMVRAAREQ comes from the coding sequence ATGAGCAGTGTCTCCGGGAACGGCCGGTCCGGCCCTCGTTTGCCCTCACCGGTGGCCGACCTCGCCGGCAACCCGCTCGCCCCACGGGGGAAGGTCGCCGGGCTGACCTGGGTGCCGTGGTGGGTCTTCCTGATCACCGGGGTCTTCTGGCTGGTCGTCGCCTGGGTCGTGCTCGCCTTCAACACCAGCAGCCTGAAGACCGTCGCCGTGCTCGCCGGGATCGTGATCCTGGTGGCCGCGGTCGCCGAGCTGTTCGACATGTTCTTCGCGCCCGGCTGGCGCTGGCTGCACGGCATCCTCGGCATCGTCTTCCTGCTCACCGGGTTCTTCGCGTTCATCAACCCGGGCAAGACGGTGTTCTGGCTGGCCGCGATCCTCGGCTGGTACCTGCTGTTCAAGGGCGCGGCCGACATCGTGCTGGCGTTCCTGAGCAAGCGCGAGCACGACCTGTGGTGGGTCGGGCTGCTCGTCGGCATGCTGGAGCTGCTGCTGGGCCTGTGGGCCGCCGGCCGCTTCTTCCGCTCGGTCACCCTGCTGGTCGTCGTCATCGGGGTGATCGCGCTGATGCGGGCCATCACCGACTTCGTGATGGCCTTCCGGGTACGCGACATGGTCCGCGCCGCCCGCGAGCAGTGA
- a CDS encoding PPOX class F420-dependent oxidoreductase, with translation MTVALSELAKRLIDADTFATLATVNPNGSPQSSVVWVTRDGDHVVFSTILGRRKTRNMQREPRVSLTLFDPANPYQYVEVRGEVTMTEQGGPELIQELSQRYTGKPFTEHSPDNVRVVCRLTPAKVFSR, from the coding sequence GTGACCGTTGCACTCTCCGAGCTCGCCAAGCGGCTCATCGATGCCGACACCTTCGCCACGCTGGCCACGGTGAACCCGAACGGGTCGCCGCAGAGCAGCGTCGTCTGGGTGACCCGTGACGGCGACCACGTCGTCTTCTCGACCATCCTCGGCCGCCGCAAGACGCGCAACATGCAGCGCGAGCCGCGGGTGTCGCTGACCCTGTTCGACCCGGCGAACCCGTACCAGTACGTCGAGGTCCGGGGCGAGGTGACGATGACCGAGCAGGGCGGCCCGGAGCTGATCCAGGAGCTGTCCCAGCGCTACACCGGCAAGCCGTTCACCGAGCACAGCCCGGACAACGTACGCGTGGTGTGCCGGCTGACCCCCGCGAAGGTGTTCTCCCGCTGA
- a CDS encoding response regulator transcription factor codes for MSIRVVVADDQPAVRSGIVLILGTQPDIEVVGEAADGARAVELCRRERPDVALLDVRMPVLDGIAATREIVAEQLAQVLILTTFDLDEYVFGGLRAGAAGFLLKDIEAAALAEAVRTVARGDAIIAPAATRRLLDRFLAAPEWTDPAAAPDLDTLTGRERDVLGCLGAGLSNADAALALHMAEATVKTHVSRILAKLGLRSRVQAAILAREHGLRPPS; via the coding sequence GTGAGCATCCGCGTGGTGGTCGCCGACGACCAGCCCGCCGTGCGCTCCGGCATCGTGCTGATCCTGGGCACGCAGCCGGACATCGAGGTGGTGGGCGAGGCCGCCGACGGGGCGCGGGCGGTCGAGCTGTGCCGCCGCGAGCGGCCCGACGTGGCGCTGCTCGACGTGCGCATGCCGGTGCTCGACGGCATCGCGGCCACCCGGGAGATCGTGGCGGAGCAGCTCGCCCAGGTGCTCATCCTGACCACGTTCGACCTCGACGAGTACGTGTTCGGCGGGCTGCGGGCCGGGGCGGCGGGCTTCCTGCTGAAGGACATCGAGGCGGCCGCGCTGGCCGAGGCGGTGCGCACGGTCGCCCGCGGCGACGCGATCATCGCCCCGGCGGCGACCCGGCGGCTGCTTGACCGCTTCCTGGCCGCGCCGGAGTGGACCGACCCGGCTGCCGCGCCCGACCTGGACACGCTGACCGGACGGGAGCGGGACGTGCTCGGCTGCCTCGGCGCCGGGCTGTCCAACGCGGACGCGGCGCTGGCCCTGCACATGGCGGAGGCGACGGTGAAGACGCACGTGAGCCGGATCCTGGCGAAGCTGGGCCTGCGCAGCCGCGTGCAGGCGGCGATCCTGGCCCGGGAACACGGTCTGCGGCCGCCGTCCTGA
- a CDS encoding copper resistance protein CopC has translation MLRKIAVVFAVVAAVALVPAPAQAHGQLAFSDPADKSTVTEPLVDVRLYFTEKPASNAFFSITAPDGTRVDRGWSGGEPKPLPTPVQELNLVNGNWESQVYTVGFPTVIPVGYWPQTGVYTITYKSVATDGDRVSGEIRFDYQGRLTQAPADWQAPTNQPDPALDEHGPTAGSVATVSATSPDAPLAPTSTTWPYWVLGALIAVLAGVGVLQHQRRTTR, from the coding sequence ATGCTTCGAAAGATCGCGGTCGTGTTCGCCGTCGTCGCCGCCGTCGCGCTGGTGCCCGCGCCCGCGCAGGCGCACGGCCAGCTCGCGTTCTCCGACCCGGCCGACAAGAGCACGGTCACCGAGCCGCTGGTGGACGTGCGGCTCTACTTCACCGAGAAGCCCGCCTCGAACGCGTTCTTCAGCATCACCGCGCCGGACGGCACCCGGGTGGACCGCGGCTGGTCCGGCGGCGAGCCGAAGCCGCTGCCCACGCCGGTGCAGGAGCTGAACCTGGTCAACGGCAACTGGGAATCCCAGGTCTACACCGTCGGGTTCCCCACGGTCATCCCGGTGGGGTACTGGCCGCAGACCGGCGTCTACACGATCACCTACAAGTCGGTGGCCACCGACGGCGACCGGGTCTCCGGCGAGATCCGCTTCGACTACCAGGGCAGGCTCACCCAGGCCCCGGCCGACTGGCAGGCGCCGACCAACCAGCCCGACCCGGCGCTGGACGAGCACGGCCCGACGGCCGGGTCGGTGGCGACCGTCAGCGCCACCTCGCCGGACGCGCCGCTCGCCCCCACCTCCACGACCTGGCCGTACTGGGTGCTCGGCGCGCTGATCGCGGTGCTGGCCGGGGTCGGCGTGCTGCAGCACCAGCGGCGTACCACCCGTTGA
- a CDS encoding carbohydrate-binding protein: MPNTPTRSIRRSARWAIAVAASVTATLAVAMVSAPNGQAAPTPVAALAVCTAPAWAEGNTYTAGTQVTYNGRLYQALVTHTAYVGAGWNPAATPSLWKDLGACDGTPPSPSASASPSRPPSPSPSASPSRPPSPSPSVSAPPSPSTSPGGTTCPVKSRPTGKVLHGYWENWDGSANGVHPPFGWTPITNAAIRQHGYNVINAAFPVILSDGTVKWEDGMDAGVKVATPAEMCEAKAAGLTILLSIGGATAGIDLSSSAVADRFVATVVPILKKYNFDGIDIDIETGLSGSGNINTLSTSQANLIRIIDGVLAQMPSNFGLTMAPETAYVTGGSVVYGSIWGSYLPIIKKYADNGRLWWLNMQYYNGSMYGCAGDSYSAGTVQGFVAQTNCLNTGLVIQGVTIRVPFDKQVPGLPAQVGAGGGYMSPSLVSQAWNTYNGQLKGLMTWSINWDGSKNWTFGDNVKALQGR, encoded by the coding sequence ATGCCGAACACTCCCACCCGCTCGATCCGCCGCTCGGCGCGCTGGGCGATCGCCGTCGCCGCCAGCGTGACGGCGACCCTGGCCGTGGCCATGGTCTCCGCCCCGAACGGCCAGGCCGCCCCCACCCCGGTGGCGGCGCTCGCCGTCTGCACCGCCCCGGCCTGGGCCGAGGGCAACACCTACACCGCCGGCACCCAGGTCACCTACAACGGCCGCCTCTACCAGGCCCTGGTCACCCACACCGCGTACGTCGGCGCCGGCTGGAACCCCGCGGCCACCCCGTCGCTGTGGAAGGACCTCGGCGCCTGCGACGGCACCCCGCCGTCGCCGTCCGCGTCGGCCTCGCCGTCCCGGCCGCCGTCGCCGTCCCCGTCGGCCTCGCCCTCGCGGCCGCCGTCGCCCTCCCCGTCGGTCTCGGCCCCGCCGTCGCCGTCCACCTCGCCCGGCGGCACCACCTGCCCGGTCAAGTCCCGGCCCACCGGCAAGGTGCTGCACGGCTACTGGGAGAACTGGGACGGCTCGGCCAACGGCGTGCACCCGCCGTTCGGCTGGACCCCGATCACCAACGCCGCCATCCGCCAGCACGGCTACAACGTCATCAACGCCGCCTTCCCGGTGATCCTCTCCGACGGCACCGTGAAGTGGGAGGACGGCATGGACGCGGGCGTCAAGGTCGCCACCCCGGCCGAGATGTGCGAGGCCAAGGCCGCCGGCCTGACCATCCTGCTGTCCATCGGCGGCGCCACCGCCGGCATCGACCTCAGCTCCTCCGCCGTGGCCGACCGGTTCGTCGCCACCGTGGTGCCGATCCTGAAGAAGTACAACTTCGACGGCATCGACATCGACATCGAGACCGGCCTGTCCGGCAGCGGCAACATCAACACGCTGTCCACCTCGCAGGCCAACCTGATCCGCATCATCGACGGCGTGCTCGCGCAGATGCCGTCCAACTTCGGCCTGACCATGGCGCCGGAGACCGCGTACGTCACCGGCGGCAGCGTCGTCTACGGCTCGATCTGGGGCTCGTACCTGCCGATCATCAAGAAGTACGCCGACAACGGGCGACTCTGGTGGTTGAACATGCAGTACTACAACGGCAGCATGTACGGCTGCGCCGGTGACTCGTACTCCGCCGGCACCGTGCAGGGCTTCGTCGCGCAGACCAACTGCCTCAACACCGGCCTGGTCATCCAGGGCGTGACGATCCGGGTGCCGTTCGACAAGCAGGTCCCCGGCCTGCCCGCGCAGGTCGGCGCGGGCGGCGGCTACATGTCGCCGTCCCTGGTGTCCCAGGCCTGGAACACGTACAACGGCCAGCTCAAGGGCCTGATGACGTGGTCCATCAACTGGGACGGGTCGAAGAACTGGACCTTCGGCGACAACGTCAAGGCCCTCCAGGGCCGCTGA
- a CDS encoding glycogen debranching N-terminal domain-containing protein: MADQVRILHGNTFVVSDDKGDIEASPTDPTGLFSWDTRFLSSWVLTVDGQRLAMLSVDDLQYFQTQFFLVPGTGTVYIDAKLSVMRLREVSDGFRERLEILNHGEEPVELSIRLDAGSDFADLFDVKNAQQKKGELYAKAERDRLTFGYRRETFHRYTTVTAQPRPEYDEQGMTWTARIQPQQAWTAELEVVPGVRGYDDKPILLAPPAENLGGELDKWLADAPHLESDWEPLHNTYRRSLIDLAALRFSPLSSGGRSLPAAGLPWFMTMFGRDSIFTSLQALPFVPELAATTLRELASRQGTRLDDFRDEDPGRILHEMRYGESAAFRDQPHTPYYGNADATPLFVVLLDEYERWTGDKALVKDLELEARAALRWIDEYADLMGDGYIWYRRRNEETGLENQCWKDSWDSISYRDGRLPGFPRATCELQGYAYDARVRGARMAREIWRDPEYAAELERQAADLKRRFNRDYWVADGEYFALARDTEGKQVDALSSNIGHLLWSGIVDRSKARAVARHLMGPRLYSGWGVRTLAVGEGRYNPIGYHVGTVWPFDCSFIAWGLRRYGFKKEAAQIAAGILDAAEYFDGRLPEAFGGYPREATRYPVQYPTACSPQAWSTGAPLLLLRTMLGLQPLGDSLVVDAALPAGMGRIELLGIPGRWGRVDAFGRGRVRVEAVSRLRPSLTAKL; the protein is encoded by the coding sequence ATGGCTGACCAGGTGCGCATCCTGCACGGCAACACGTTCGTGGTCAGCGACGACAAGGGAGACATCGAGGCGTCGCCCACCGACCCCACCGGCCTGTTCTCCTGGGACACCCGCTTCCTGTCGAGCTGGGTGCTGACCGTGGACGGGCAGCGGCTGGCCATGCTCAGCGTCGACGACCTGCAGTACTTCCAGACCCAGTTCTTCCTCGTGCCCGGCACCGGCACCGTCTACATCGACGCGAAGCTGTCGGTGATGCGGCTGCGCGAGGTGAGCGACGGCTTCCGCGAGCGCCTGGAGATCCTCAACCACGGCGAGGAGCCGGTCGAGCTGTCCATCCGGCTGGACGCGGGCAGCGACTTCGCCGACCTGTTCGACGTGAAGAACGCCCAGCAGAAGAAGGGCGAACTCTACGCCAAGGCCGAGCGTGACCGGCTGACGTTCGGCTACCGGCGCGAGACCTTCCATCGCTACACCACGGTCACCGCGCAGCCCCGGCCCGAATACGACGAGCAGGGCATGACCTGGACCGCGCGCATCCAGCCGCAGCAGGCCTGGACCGCGGAGCTGGAGGTGGTCCCAGGCGTACGCGGCTACGACGACAAGCCGATCCTGCTCGCCCCGCCGGCCGAGAACCTGGGCGGCGAGCTGGACAAATGGCTGGCAGACGCGCCCCATCTGGAAAGCGACTGGGAGCCGCTGCACAACACGTACCGGCGCAGCCTGATCGACCTGGCGGCGCTGCGCTTCTCGCCGCTGTCCTCGGGTGGGCGCAGCCTGCCCGCCGCCGGCCTGCCCTGGTTCATGACCATGTTCGGGCGCGACAGCATCTTCACCAGCCTGCAGGCGCTGCCGTTCGTGCCCGAGCTCGCCGCCACCACGCTGCGCGAGCTGGCCTCACGCCAGGGCACCCGGCTCGACGACTTCCGCGACGAGGACCCGGGCCGGATCCTGCACGAGATGCGCTACGGGGAGTCGGCGGCGTTCCGGGACCAGCCGCACACGCCCTACTACGGCAACGCCGACGCCACCCCCCTGTTCGTGGTGCTGCTGGACGAGTACGAGCGCTGGACCGGTGACAAGGCCCTGGTGAAGGACCTGGAGCTGGAGGCGCGCGCCGCGCTGCGCTGGATCGACGAGTACGCCGACCTGATGGGCGACGGATACATCTGGTACCGCCGCCGCAACGAGGAGACCGGCCTGGAGAACCAGTGCTGGAAGGACTCCTGGGACTCCATCTCCTACCGTGACGGCCGCCTGCCCGGCTTCCCCCGCGCCACCTGCGAGCTGCAGGGCTACGCCTACGACGCGCGGGTGCGCGGAGCCCGGATGGCCCGCGAGATCTGGCGCGACCCGGAGTACGCCGCCGAGCTGGAGCGCCAGGCCGCCGACCTGAAGCGGCGCTTCAACCGCGACTACTGGGTCGCCGACGGGGAGTACTTCGCACTGGCCCGCGACACCGAGGGCAAGCAGGTCGACGCGTTGTCGTCGAATATCGGGCACCTGCTGTGGAGCGGCATCGTGGACCGGTCCAAGGCGCGGGCGGTGGCCCGGCACCTGATGGGGCCGCGGCTGTACTCCGGCTGGGGCGTGCGCACGCTGGCCGTGGGCGAGGGCCGCTACAACCCGATCGGCTACCACGTGGGCACGGTGTGGCCGTTCGACTGCTCGTTCATCGCCTGGGGCCTGCGCCGTTACGGCTTCAAGAAGGAGGCGGCGCAGATCGCCGCGGGCATCCTCGACGCGGCCGAGTACTTCGACGGCCGGCTGCCGGAGGCGTTCGGCGGCTACCCGCGCGAGGCGACCCGCTACCCGGTGCAGTACCCGACGGCGTGCAGCCCGCAGGCGTGGTCCACGGGCGCTCCGCTGCTGCTGCTGCGGACCATGCTCGGCCTGCAGCCGCTGGGCGACAGCCTGGTCGTCGACGCGGCGCTGCCGGCCGGCATGGGCCGGATCGAGCTGCTCGGCATCCCCGGCCGGTGGGGGCGGGTGGACGCGTTCGGCCGGGGCCGGGTGCGGGTCGAGGCGGTCAGCCGCCTGCGCCCGTCGCTGACCGCGAAGCTGTGA
- a CDS encoding SCP2 sterol-binding domain-containing protein, with translation MPTATETFFAELGRRGHEPLLRRVTGSIRFDIGEGRAVQRWLVDIDRGDVTVSKRARGGDCAVRTDTATFDSILQGSDNTMAAYLRGAIGAEGDPELLMLTQRLFAGPERTGNGHG, from the coding sequence ATGCCCACGGCGACGGAGACGTTCTTTGCCGAACTCGGCAGACGCGGCCATGAGCCACTGCTGCGCCGGGTCACCGGGAGTATTCGGTTCGACATCGGCGAAGGCCGGGCCGTGCAGCGCTGGCTGGTGGACATCGACCGCGGCGACGTCACCGTGTCCAAGCGCGCCCGCGGCGGCGACTGCGCCGTACGGACCGACACCGCCACGTTCGACAGCATCCTGCAGGGCTCCGACAACACCATGGCCGCCTACCTGCGCGGCGCCATCGGCGCCGAGGGCGACCCGGAGCTGCTCATGCTCACCCAGCGCCTGTTCGCGGGCCCGGAACGTACCGGGAACGGCCATGGCTGA
- a CDS encoding serine/threonine-protein kinase, which produces MTATHPGLLNGRYRMDERIGAGGMGEVWRATDVVLGRPVAVKTVLAALADDEDFTRRFLAEARAMAGVRHPGVVAIHDFQHGPDGAYLVMEYVDGEPLSKVLTRYGRLSAPATLHLVGQATNALHAVHGRGIVHRDVKPGNLLVRPDGTLLLTDFGIARRDGATALTATGAVIGTLSYLAPEQVLGHPATPRSDVYALGVVAYECLTGRRPFLAENPFAAAMMRLSQPPPPLGPEVPAPVAALIERALAADPEARWASAAAFGAAIAQVAAALRGTVAPPPGAEPTVVQQRTPTPTLIEPGNAATVVVTPTPSPSGGAPTVPAGFVARDGYYVPASPMCWGGLVIPGGLGRTPKRYRPDEEHYWETFAAGELPEDAVYLRQEELIEHPVVAAVCNARVLAACSRDPRRTVGWELEPWPVQLGRDRWIFHCLAGPGTGEWFGTEFG; this is translated from the coding sequence ATGACGGCGACCCACCCCGGACTGCTCAACGGCCGCTACCGCATGGACGAGCGCATCGGCGCGGGCGGCATGGGCGAGGTGTGGCGGGCCACCGACGTGGTGCTGGGCCGCCCGGTCGCGGTGAAGACCGTGCTGGCCGCGCTGGCCGACGACGAGGACTTCACCCGCCGCTTCCTGGCCGAGGCGCGGGCCATGGCGGGGGTACGCCACCCGGGTGTGGTCGCCATCCACGACTTCCAGCACGGGCCAGACGGCGCCTACCTGGTGATGGAGTACGTCGACGGCGAGCCGCTGTCCAAGGTGCTCACCCGCTACGGCAGGCTGTCCGCTCCGGCCACGCTGCACCTGGTGGGGCAGGCGACGAACGCGCTGCACGCGGTGCACGGCCGGGGCATCGTGCACCGCGACGTGAAGCCGGGCAACCTGCTGGTCCGTCCGGACGGGACGCTGCTGCTCACCGACTTCGGCATCGCCCGGCGCGACGGCGCGACGGCGCTGACCGCGACCGGCGCGGTCATCGGCACCCTGTCCTATCTGGCCCCGGAGCAGGTGCTGGGCCACCCGGCCACGCCCCGCAGCGACGTGTACGCCCTCGGCGTGGTCGCGTACGAGTGCCTGACCGGGCGGCGGCCGTTCCTCGCCGAGAACCCGTTCGCGGCGGCGATGATGCGGCTCAGCCAGCCGCCCCCGCCGCTGGGACCGGAGGTGCCCGCGCCGGTGGCGGCGCTGATCGAGCGGGCGCTGGCGGCCGACCCCGAGGCGCGCTGGGCGAGCGCGGCCGCGTTCGGCGCGGCGATCGCGCAGGTCGCGGCGGCTCTGCGGGGCACCGTCGCGCCGCCGCCCGGCGCCGAGCCGACCGTGGTGCAGCAGCGTACTCCGACGCCCACCCTGATCGAGCCCGGCAACGCCGCGACCGTCGTGGTCACCCCCACCCCGTCGCCGTCCGGCGGTGCCCCGACCGTCCCCGCCGGTTTCGTGGCGCGGGACGGCTACTACGTGCCCGCGTCGCCGATGTGCTGGGGCGGCCTGGTGATCCCCGGCGGCCTGGGGCGGACACCGAAGCGCTACCGCCCGGACGAGGAGCACTACTGGGAGACGTTCGCCGCGGGTGAACTGCCCGAGGATGCCGTCTACCTGCGGCAGGAGGAGCTGATCGAGCATCCGGTGGTGGCCGCGGTGTGCAACGCCCGGGTGCTGGCGGCGTGCAGCCGCGACCCGCGCCGCACCGTGGGCTGGGAGCTGGAGCCGTGGCCGGTGCAGCTCGGCCGGGACCGGTGGATCTTCCACTGCCTGGCGGGGCCCGGCACGGGCGAGTGGTTCGGCACCGAGTTCGGCTGA
- a CDS encoding pyridoxamine 5'-phosphate oxidase family protein, producing MTSIAVVQGSAGERVLQAAHGTAERAQRFYDQQVLDHLNERMITFVRAQEMVFVATADARGECDATFRAGPAGFMHVVGPTRLMWPEYRGNGVLASLGNISENAHVGLLFMDFVKDVIGLHVNGRATIMEDAQARAECPELPVDPVPGRRAERWVVVDVVEAYIHCAKHIPRMVKAPRERAWGTDDVRRKGGDFFGAAASQPDRAERPEQEQNGDNRRGGVGRWRRLLRLPWRRGRSGEPTPAAGTPARGRRAG from the coding sequence ATGACGAGCATCGCCGTGGTCCAGGGCTCGGCCGGGGAGCGTGTGCTGCAGGCCGCGCACGGCACGGCCGAACGGGCGCAGCGCTTCTACGACCAGCAGGTCCTCGACCACCTCAACGAGCGCATGATCACCTTCGTACGGGCGCAGGAGATGGTCTTCGTGGCCACCGCCGACGCGCGCGGCGAGTGCGACGCCACGTTCCGCGCCGGGCCGGCCGGGTTCATGCACGTGGTGGGGCCGACCCGGCTGATGTGGCCGGAGTACCGCGGCAACGGCGTGCTGGCCAGCCTGGGCAACATCAGCGAGAACGCGCACGTCGGGCTGCTGTTCATGGACTTCGTCAAAGACGTCATCGGGCTGCACGTCAACGGCCGCGCCACGATCATGGAGGACGCGCAGGCCCGCGCCGAGTGCCCGGAGCTGCCGGTGGACCCGGTGCCGGGGCGCCGGGCCGAACGCTGGGTGGTGGTGGACGTGGTGGAGGCGTACATCCACTGCGCCAAGCACATCCCGCGCATGGTCAAGGCGCCGCGCGAGCGCGCCTGGGGCACCGACGACGTACGCCGCAAGGGCGGCGACTTCTTCGGCGCGGCGGCGTCACAGCCGGACCGCGCCGAGCGCCCTGAGCAGGAGCAGAATGGCGACAATCGGCGCGGCGGAGTCGGCCGGTGGCGGCGCCTGCTCCGCCTTCCGTGGCGTCGGGGCAGGTCAGGTGAACCGACCCCGGCGGCGGGAACACCCGCCCGGGGTCGGCGGGCCGGGTGA
- a CDS encoding sensor histidine kinase: MTARWPSWRTDLVISLVSFAGGLLLYAAGGWRMFLGDGPWSGAPDWLLLVPMTVMAGCCLLRRLAPGTAEGIGLVALAADTMLGGSLGTALIFTQVVYDACVYGRAWLWRANLIGGVAGSVLAAVAGVLAARDWRGIVLGLVVALIVVLPTVTGISVRQYREQARIQRQRAEETVRLAAWERRQAVADERARMARELHDVVANQLSAIAIHATAVLSAPDPSPQLVRRAVEQIRESSVSGLAEMRQMIGLLRDTGDGESADPAARPGLASLPQLVAQAEAAGLAVEVHTAGTDRPLPVSVDFAAHRIVGESLTNAWKHGSGTAVLRVDADDDRVLIEVDNPVRPSAAVTGSGHGLIGMRERAALLGGTLTSGTGDTAGAASGRWRLRAELPLRHDPGAAA; encoded by the coding sequence GTGACCGCACGCTGGCCCTCCTGGCGGACCGACCTGGTGATCAGCCTGGTCTCGTTCGCGGGCGGCCTGCTGCTGTACGCCGCGGGCGGCTGGCGCATGTTCCTCGGCGACGGGCCCTGGTCCGGGGCGCCGGACTGGCTGCTGCTCGTCCCGATGACCGTCATGGCGGGCTGCTGCCTGCTGCGCCGCCTCGCCCCGGGCACGGCCGAGGGCATCGGCCTGGTCGCGCTGGCCGCCGACACCATGCTCGGCGGCTCGCTGGGCACCGCGCTGATCTTCACACAGGTGGTGTACGACGCCTGCGTCTACGGCCGCGCCTGGCTGTGGCGGGCCAACCTCATCGGCGGGGTGGCCGGTTCGGTGCTGGCCGCGGTGGCGGGCGTGCTCGCCGCCCGCGACTGGCGCGGCATCGTGCTGGGCCTGGTCGTCGCGCTGATCGTGGTGCTGCCGACGGTCACCGGCATCAGCGTGCGTCAGTATCGCGAGCAGGCTCGCATCCAGCGGCAACGCGCCGAGGAGACGGTCCGGTTGGCCGCCTGGGAACGCCGCCAGGCCGTCGCCGACGAGCGCGCCCGGATGGCGCGCGAGCTGCACGACGTGGTCGCCAACCAGCTCAGCGCGATCGCCATCCACGCCACCGCGGTGCTGTCCGCGCCCGACCCGAGCCCGCAGCTCGTCCGCCGCGCCGTCGAGCAGATCCGGGAGAGCAGCGTGTCCGGCCTGGCCGAGATGCGGCAGATGATCGGCCTGCTGCGCGACACCGGCGACGGCGAGAGCGCCGATCCGGCGGCCCGGCCCGGCCTGGCCTCCCTGCCGCAGCTGGTCGCCCAGGCCGAGGCCGCCGGGCTCGCCGTCGAGGTGCACACGGCCGGCACGGACCGGCCGCTGCCGGTCAGCGTCGACTTCGCCGCCCACCGGATCGTGGGGGAGAGCCTGACCAACGCCTGGAAGCACGGCAGCGGCACGGCCGTGCTGCGCGTCGACGCCGACGACGATCGGGTGCTGATCGAGGTCGACAATCCAGTGCGGCCGAGTGCGGCCGTCACCGGCAGCGGGCACGGCCTGATCGGTATGCGGGAGCGGGCCGCTCTGCTCGGCGGCACGCTCACGTCGGGCACCGGGGACACCGCGGGCGCGGCGAGCGGCCGCTGGCGGCTGCGCGCGGAGCTGCCGCTGCGGCATGACCCGGGAGCCGCCGCGTGA
- a CDS encoding HAD family phosphatase: MTLALPPGDFRAYLFDCDGTIADNMPLHFRAWQQALGEYGCELSEELFYAWGGRSVLDIIVDLNAAQGLDMPVPAVDRRREELYQELLPELTAVPEVVWHVEDGHGRVPMAVVSGGTREPVSLSLRTLGLLDRFDVLVCAGEYTRGKPDPECFLLAAAHLGVAPEHCLVFEDTELGMQAAAAAGMAAVRVPPPWERTASAALGNP; the protein is encoded by the coding sequence GTGACGCTGGCTCTGCCGCCCGGGGACTTCCGGGCCTACCTGTTCGACTGCGACGGCACCATCGCCGACAACATGCCCCTGCACTTCCGCGCCTGGCAGCAGGCGCTCGGCGAGTACGGCTGCGAGCTGTCCGAGGAGCTGTTCTACGCCTGGGGCGGCCGCTCGGTGCTCGACATCATCGTCGACCTCAACGCGGCGCAGGGCCTGGACATGCCGGTGCCGGCGGTCGACCGCCGCCGCGAGGAGCTCTACCAGGAGCTGCTGCCGGAGCTGACCGCGGTGCCCGAGGTGGTGTGGCACGTCGAGGACGGGCACGGCCGCGTCCCGATGGCCGTGGTGTCCGGCGGCACCCGCGAGCCGGTCTCCCTGTCGCTGCGCACGCTCGGCCTGCTGGACCGCTTCGACGTGCTGGTCTGCGCGGGGGAGTACACCCGCGGCAAGCCCGACCCGGAGTGCTTCCTGCTGGCCGCCGCGCACCTGGGGGTGGCGCCCGAGCACTGCCTCGTCTTCGAGGACACCGAGCTGGGCATGCAGGCCGCGGCCGCCGCCGGCATGGCCGCCGTGCGGGTCCCGCCGCCGTGGGAGCGGACGGCATCCGCCGCGCTGGGCAACCCCTGA